The Flavobacterium commune genome contains a region encoding:
- a CDS encoding pectinesterase family protein yields MMKYILVLFFCVFSVASIDAQLKKDLDKKITVAQDGSGDFKTVQAAIDAANTEKESVVIYIKKGIYKEKLVIPSSKPGLKLLGESKDNTIITYDDYSGKANPNSNRNIGTSDSYTLLVRADDVRIENLTIENTWCEKGQAVSLCAKGNRFIIKNARILGCQDTLLTDGDGTYQYYQNCYIEGTTDFIFGPATAVFENCVIKSKRDSYITAASTPENQQFGYVFLNCKLIADANVTKVFLGRPWRPYAKTVFMNCNLGSHILAEGWNPWKDERFADKTKTAFYAEYNNKGKGAKTDKRVAWSHQLSKDEAAKYTLKNIFPKDDFWKKIR; encoded by the coding sequence ATGATGAAGTATATTTTAGTATTGTTTTTTTGTGTTTTTTCAGTTGCTTCTATTGATGCGCAGTTAAAAAAAGATTTGGATAAAAAGATAACCGTAGCCCAAGATGGAAGTGGCGATTTCAAAACCGTTCAAGCGGCAATTGATGCTGCCAATACTGAAAAAGAATCCGTTGTGATTTACATCAAAAAAGGGATTTATAAAGAAAAATTAGTCATTCCATCTTCAAAACCAGGACTGAAATTACTAGGCGAGAGTAAAGACAATACGATTATTACGTATGATGATTATTCGGGGAAAGCCAATCCAAATTCGAATCGAAATATTGGAACTTCCGATTCATACACGCTTTTGGTTCGCGCCGATGATGTTCGAATTGAAAATTTAACGATTGAAAATACATGGTGTGAGAAAGGGCAGGCCGTTTCTTTATGTGCAAAAGGTAATCGTTTTATAATTAAAAATGCTAGAATTTTAGGTTGTCAGGATACGCTATTGACCGATGGTGACGGAACCTATCAATATTATCAAAATTGCTATATCGAAGGAACGACCGATTTTATTTTTGGACCGGCAACGGCAGTTTTTGAAAATTGTGTCATCAAAAGTAAAAGGGATTCTTATATAACAGCGGCATCCACTCCAGAGAATCAACAATTTGGTTATGTGTTCTTGAATTGTAAACTGATTGCCGATGCCAATGTAACCAAAGTTTTCTTAGGCAGACCTTGGCGTCCTTATGCTAAAACGGTATTTATGAATTGTAATTTAGGAAGCCATATTTTGGCTGAAGGCTGGAATCCATGGAAAGATGAGCGATTCGCCGATAAGACGAAAACGGCTTTTTACGCCGAATACAACAACAAAGGAAAAGGAGCTAAAACGGATAAAAGAGTGGCTTGGTCGCATCAATTGTCAAAGGATGAAGCTGCAAAATATACCTTGAAAAATATTTTTCCTAAGGATGATTTTTGGAAAAAGATTCGATGA
- a CDS encoding rhamnogalacturonan acetylesterase translates to MKINKLMLFAFLALFLAQFKAEAQQKITVYTVGDSTVKNGRGDGAGGLWGWGDYIGQFLDSTKVRIENHALGGTSSRSYQNLGLWDAVYKKLKKGDYVLIQWGHNDDGPLNDTIRARGTIKGISDKTEEIDNLITKKHEIVHTYGWYIRKVVKEAKEKGAIPIVMSPIPRNTWKDGKLPRNNTSYGLWAKQIADQEKVTFIDLNDRMAKKLEQFGEAKVTGTYFYKKDHTHPSAKGAVMAATSVIEGLKASASPLKNYILENPVIKLPRKINVFLIGDSTMANNNNENAVGWGVMAPRYFDTTRVNIVNKARGGRSSRTFDFEGLWDKVKKEIQPDDFVILQFGHNDAGKIDSEKFRGSINGIGEETQQVNRADSLMETVHTYGWYLKKFIRETKEKGGTPIVMSLTPRNEWPNGKVEQRDNTYIKWAQEAAAAEKTDYINLSRKVADQYEVIGQEKVKAFFPKDHTHTGRAGADFTAKIAAEELRNLKGSKIRDLVLTKKEVDNLPPVELNK, encoded by the coding sequence ATGAAGATTAATAAATTAATGCTATTTGCCTTTTTAGCACTTTTTTTAGCACAATTTAAGGCTGAGGCACAGCAAAAAATAACAGTGTATACCGTAGGCGATTCTACAGTTAAAAATGGTCGTGGCGATGGAGCTGGTGGTCTTTGGGGCTGGGGCGATTACATTGGGCAATTTTTAGATTCTACCAAAGTTAGAATTGAAAATCATGCGCTGGGTGGAACAAGTTCCAGATCGTATCAAAATTTAGGATTGTGGGATGCGGTTTATAAAAAACTGAAAAAAGGCGATTATGTTTTAATCCAATGGGGGCATAATGATGATGGCCCGCTGAATGATACCATTAGAGCCAGAGGAACCATAAAAGGGATTTCTGATAAGACAGAGGAAATTGATAATTTGATTACCAAAAAGCACGAAATTGTGCATACTTACGGTTGGTACATCCGTAAAGTAGTGAAAGAGGCTAAAGAAAAAGGAGCTATTCCTATTGTGATGTCGCCAATTCCAAGAAATACCTGGAAAGACGGAAAATTGCCAAGAAATAATACTTCTTATGGATTATGGGCGAAACAAATTGCCGATCAGGAGAAAGTAACTTTCATCGATTTGAATGATAGAATGGCTAAGAAATTAGAGCAATTTGGCGAAGCCAAAGTAACAGGAACTTATTTTTATAAAAAAGACCATACACATCCATCGGCTAAAGGAGCTGTGATGGCTGCCACTTCAGTAATCGAAGGATTAAAGGCATCTGCGAGTCCTTTGAAGAATTACATTTTAGAAAATCCGGTAATCAAATTGCCTAGAAAAATTAATGTTTTCCTGATTGGCGATTCGACTATGGCGAACAATAACAATGAAAATGCAGTAGGATGGGGAGTAATGGCTCCGCGTTATTTTGACACTACCCGAGTAAATATCGTTAACAAAGCAAGAGGAGGTAGAAGTTCGCGTACTTTTGATTTTGAAGGACTTTGGGACAAGGTGAAAAAAGAAATCCAACCGGATGATTTTGTTATTCTTCAATTTGGACATAACGATGCAGGTAAAATTGATAGCGAAAAATTCAGAGGTTCTATCAATGGAATTGGCGAAGAAACACAACAGGTAAATCGTGCTGATAGTTTGATGGAAACAGTACATACTTATGGCTGGTATTTAAAGAAATTCATTCGTGAAACCAAAGAAAAAGGAGGAACTCCAATTGTTATGAGCTTAACGCCAAGAAACGAATGGCCAAATGGAAAAGTGGAGCAAAGAGATAATACTTATATCAAATGGGCTCAGGAAGCTGCCGCTGCCGAAAAAACAGATTATATCAATTTAAGTAGAAAAGTAGCCGATCAATATGAAGTTATAGGACAGGAAAAAGTAAAAGCATTTTTTCCTAAAGATCATACTCATACCGGCAGAGCAGGAGCCGATTTTACAGCTAAAATTGCTGCCGAAGAGTTAAGAAACTTAAAAGGAAGCAAAATTAGAGATTTGGTTTTAACAAAAAAAGAGGTAGATAATCTGCCTCCGGTTGAGTTGAATAAATAA
- a CDS encoding glycoside hydrolase family protein produces MNRKEFIGTTFLASLATMLPMRAHEFLTANTQPELSDFEKSLSPVGRALEFEDFYVWCNSPIEGPDGKIHVFFSRWPKAKGMGGWISSSEIAHAVADKPEGPYEYVSTVLSPRGTGYWDATTCHNPSIHFVDGKYALFFLGNSNGKMDTKRIGLATADSLYGPWTRPDEPLLLPGKEGEWDDLLTTNPSFIKHPNGEYWLYYKSLDTEGYVHPKFEIKGNRKYGLAIAKSLEEPYTKYEGNPVVDFHNMGNNQQCEDAYVWYEDKKFKMLARDMGVYGIDKGLYMESKDGKHWSKPLIGYQELSKYITQPPAPKHLNRYGRVERPQLLFQNGKPTYLFTASQGGKYETASAFIFKIN; encoded by the coding sequence ATGAATAGAAAAGAATTTATAGGTACCACATTTCTGGCTTCGTTAGCTACGATGCTTCCTATGCGTGCCCATGAATTTTTAACTGCAAATACCCAGCCTGAACTTTCCGACTTTGAAAAAAGCCTAAGTCCGGTAGGTCGTGCTTTAGAATTTGAAGATTTTTATGTTTGGTGCAACAGTCCTATTGAAGGACCGGATGGAAAAATCCATGTGTTTTTTTCCCGTTGGCCAAAAGCCAAAGGTATGGGCGGATGGATTTCCAGTTCTGAAATTGCCCATGCTGTTGCCGACAAACCCGAAGGTCCTTACGAATATGTGAGTACTGTGCTTTCGCCAAGAGGTACCGGTTATTGGGATGCGACCACCTGCCACAACCCGAGTATCCATTTTGTTGATGGAAAATATGCCTTATTCTTTTTAGGAAATTCTAACGGAAAAATGGATACCAAACGCATTGGTCTGGCTACAGCCGATTCACTTTACGGACCCTGGACAAGACCCGATGAGCCATTATTGCTTCCGGGAAAAGAAGGAGAATGGGACGATTTATTGACCACTAACCCATCCTTTATAAAACATCCCAATGGTGAATATTGGTTGTACTACAAATCACTGGATACCGAAGGATACGTTCATCCAAAATTTGAAATTAAAGGCAACAGAAAATATGGTTTGGCTATAGCCAAATCATTGGAAGAACCTTACACCAAATACGAAGGAAATCCGGTTGTTGATTTTCACAATATGGGAAACAACCAACAATGTGAAGATGCTTATGTTTGGTACGAAGACAAGAAATTCAAAATGCTCGCCAGAGACATGGGCGTTTACGGAATTGACAAAGGATTATACATGGAATCCAAAGATGGCAAGCATTGGTCAAAACCATTAATTGGCTATCAGGAATTAAGTAAATATATTACACAACCACCGGCTCCAAAACATTTAAACCGTTACGGTCGGGTTGAAAGACCACAACTATTATTTCAAAATGGCAAACCCACTTATTTATTTACTGCCTCACAAGGTGGGAAATATGAAACTGCTTCGGCTTTTATTTTTAAAATCAACTAA
- a CDS encoding rhamnogalacturonan lyase translates to MESLDRGLIAVKENGHFYVGWRVLGTDADNLAFNLYRKSGTNAAVRVNDQPISGATNLIDDKANPAEENSWFVKTVSNGVEKEAKGSFSIPANSPDKNYLSIPLKGISGYTPNDCSTGDLDGDGRYDLIVHMTGKGADNSFTGLTDPPIFQAYTLEGKFLWEINLGKNIREGAHYTQFMVYDLDGDGIAEFVCKTADGTTDSANNVVGDASKDWRDTDQKSATFGKILQGPEYLTVFDGKTGKIINTVPYIPERGDIGKWGGKGGNGKNDRTGNRVDRFTACVAYLDGVHPSVVMCRGYYGRIVMAAWDFKDKKLSSKWVFDSKDGNNPFSGMGNHGLSVADVDNDGKDEIVYGSMVVDNDGKGLYTTGFRHGDALHVSDLDPEIPGQEVFGVHEIEEGTKGPGVVLFSAANGKVLFTAAPNEDVGRGVADNIDPSRIGAQMWWSGSKGLYDIKGNAIGEAPRAANFVIYWDGDASREILNSNYIDKYGKGRIFTAEGARSNNGTKSTPALSADILGDWREELILRSEDNSELRIYSTTIPTTIRQYTLMHDSQYRLAIAWQNVGYNQPPHTSFYMGTGMKTAPKPNIKLVP, encoded by the coding sequence ATGGAATCCCTCGACAGAGGATTGATTGCAGTAAAAGAAAACGGTCATTTTTATGTAGGCTGGAGAGTTTTAGGTACTGACGCCGATAATTTGGCTTTCAATTTGTATCGAAAAAGCGGAACAAACGCAGCAGTTCGTGTAAACGACCAACCTATTTCTGGCGCAACCAATCTGATTGATGACAAAGCCAATCCTGCCGAAGAGAATAGCTGGTTTGTAAAAACCGTTAGCAACGGAGTCGAAAAAGAAGCCAAAGGAAGTTTCAGCATTCCAGCCAATAGTCCCGATAAAAACTATTTATCCATTCCGTTAAAAGGGATATCCGGTTATACTCCTAATGATTGTTCCACGGGAGATTTAGACGGAGACGGACGTTATGATTTAATTGTTCACATGACTGGAAAAGGAGCCGACAATTCTTTTACCGGATTGACCGACCCTCCAATTTTTCAGGCCTATACTCTGGAAGGTAAATTTTTATGGGAAATTAATTTAGGCAAAAACATTCGCGAAGGCGCACATTATACTCAATTCATGGTTTATGATTTAGACGGAGATGGCATAGCCGAATTTGTTTGTAAAACTGCCGACGGCACAACCGATAGTGCCAATAATGTGGTAGGAGACGCCTCAAAAGACTGGAGAGATACCGATCAAAAGTCGGCTACTTTTGGTAAAATACTACAAGGACCTGAATACCTGACTGTTTTTGATGGTAAAACGGGAAAAATAATCAATACAGTTCCTTACATTCCTGAAAGAGGGGATATTGGAAAATGGGGAGGAAAAGGCGGAAACGGGAAAAATGACCGAACCGGAAACAGAGTCGATCGTTTTACGGCTTGTGTTGCCTACCTTGATGGTGTACATCCATCTGTGGTGATGTGCCGAGGTTATTATGGCCGAATTGTTATGGCAGCCTGGGATTTTAAGGACAAAAAACTAAGCTCAAAATGGGTTTTTGACAGCAAAGACGGGAATAATCCGTTCTCCGGAATGGGGAATCACGGACTCTCGGTTGCCGATGTGGATAATGACGGAAAAGACGAAATTGTCTATGGTTCAATGGTTGTTGACAACGATGGAAAAGGTTTATACACTACCGGTTTTAGACATGGTGATGCATTACATGTAAGCGATTTAGATCCTGAAATCCCTGGTCAGGAAGTTTTTGGTGTTCACGAAATTGAAGAAGGTACAAAAGGTCCGGGAGTAGTTTTATTTTCGGCTGCTAATGGAAAAGTACTGTTTACTGCCGCTCCTAATGAAGACGTAGGAAGAGGTGTTGCTGACAACATTGACCCTAGCAGAATTGGAGCCCAAATGTGGTGGTCAGGTTCTAAAGGTTTATACGACATCAAAGGAAATGCAATTGGAGAAGCACCACGAGCAGCTAATTTTGTAATTTATTGGGATGGTGATGCTTCAAGAGAAATTCTGAATTCCAATTATATTGACAAATATGGAAAAGGTAGAATTTTCACTGCCGAAGGTGCCCGTTCTAACAATGGAACTAAATCTACTCCTGCCCTTTCAGCTGATATTTTAGGCGATTGGAGAGAAGAGTTGATTTTAAGAAGTGAGGACAACAGCGAATTACGAATTTATTCCACTACAATTCCAACGACTATCAGACAATACACCTTAATGCACGATTCCCAATATCGTTTAGCCATTGCCTGGCAAAATGTAGGCTACAACCAGCCGCCACATACCAGTTTTTATATGGGAACCGGCATGAAAACCGCTCCAAAACCAAATATTAAATTGGTTCCTTAA
- a CDS encoding glycosyl hydrolase 115 family protein — translation MKNKIQYSSLLILFFTSHLFWSQESKSSFLIADKNKVSTIYIDQNADQLVVWAVNELANDIQEITTQKPAIVKTQKSKGENGIYIGQINENLFKNNKKLNLKGAWEKFSISTEKNNLYIVGSDVRGTVFGIFETAERLGISPWKWWADVNNIKKETLVLTLPTEGITESPSVQFRGIFLNDEDWGLQPWAAKTFEKETGDIGPKTYEKIFQLLLRLKANTIWPAMHESTKAFFHIEGNKEMAQKYHILLGTSHAEPMLRNNVDEWKKETMGAFNYFTNSENINKYWQGRLNEVRDSKAEAVFTMGMRGVHDSQMEGAKNAEEAKNMVEKIIVKQREMLASTFKKPITSIPQVLIPYKEVLEQYNKGLKVPEDITLMWTDDNYGYIRRISNEKEQKRIGGGGIYYHLSYWGRPHDYLWLSSMQPGLIWSEMSKAYANGDKKMWIVNVGDIKPAEYDLEFFMDLAWDINSIKPDGINQHLKNWAAREFNDAVANDVSNVMSEYYRLAMLRKPEFMGWSQTEPTTQIKPSEFTTEEAKRRIQLYDQLVEKVNGLSSSIPEERKDAWFQLVVYPVKAAAYINHKFLYWKLSLESKDQAEKEKFENLSKEGYRQIEELTRYYNTEMSNGKWANMMSMAPRKLPVFDAIKYDNPIKIEEKKEATTTELIAIQANHFSATQGVKNYQWKAIEGFGYSNAAITLFPLKSSYFETEKPSVTYTFETKNTGEYEIEVRFIPTHANDSNHQATVTFDSNTSKTFKLNSYDRDANWKANVLRNAAIVSLPVKIENTGKHTIKIEVNQTGIVIDQLAIYPKGQKKYEIPFK, via the coding sequence ATGAAAAACAAAATTCAATATTCCTCTTTACTAATACTCTTTTTTACAAGCCATCTTTTTTGGAGTCAGGAAAGCAAAAGCAGCTTTCTTATTGCCGATAAAAATAAAGTAAGTACTATTTACATCGACCAAAATGCAGACCAACTGGTGGTTTGGGCTGTCAATGAATTGGCAAACGACATTCAGGAAATCACAACCCAAAAACCTGCTATTGTTAAAACCCAAAAATCAAAGGGAGAAAACGGAATTTACATTGGGCAAATCAATGAAAATCTCTTTAAAAACAATAAAAAATTGAACTTAAAAGGTGCCTGGGAAAAATTCAGCATCAGTACCGAAAAAAACAATTTGTATATCGTGGGGAGCGATGTGCGCGGAACGGTTTTCGGAATTTTTGAAACTGCCGAAAGATTAGGGATTTCCCCTTGGAAATGGTGGGCTGATGTCAACAATATTAAAAAAGAAACATTAGTTCTTACTCTTCCTACCGAAGGAATTACCGAAAGTCCTTCGGTGCAATTTCGTGGCATATTCTTAAATGATGAAGACTGGGGACTACAACCCTGGGCGGCTAAAACTTTCGAAAAAGAAACTGGTGATATTGGCCCTAAAACCTACGAAAAGATATTCCAATTGTTATTGCGTTTGAAAGCCAATACCATTTGGCCGGCAATGCACGAATCGACTAAAGCGTTTTTTCATATTGAAGGCAATAAAGAAATGGCCCAAAAATACCATATTCTATTGGGGACTTCCCACGCCGAGCCAATGTTGAGAAACAATGTGGACGAGTGGAAAAAAGAAACCATGGGTGCTTTTAATTATTTTACCAATAGCGAAAACATCAATAAATATTGGCAAGGGCGCTTAAATGAAGTTCGAGACAGTAAAGCAGAAGCAGTCTTCACAATGGGAATGCGTGGCGTTCATGACAGCCAAATGGAAGGTGCAAAAAATGCAGAAGAAGCCAAAAATATGGTTGAAAAAATCATTGTGAAACAACGCGAAATGCTGGCTTCGACATTTAAAAAACCTATTACTTCGATTCCGCAAGTATTGATTCCGTATAAAGAAGTTTTGGAACAATACAACAAAGGACTAAAAGTTCCTGAAGATATTACCCTGATGTGGACCGATGACAACTATGGCTACATCAGACGAATTAGCAACGAAAAAGAACAAAAAAGAATTGGCGGTGGCGGTATTTATTATCATTTAAGTTACTGGGGAAGACCTCATGATTATCTATGGCTATCGTCTATGCAGCCGGGTTTAATTTGGTCAGAAATGTCTAAAGCTTACGCCAACGGAGACAAAAAAATGTGGATTGTGAATGTGGGCGACATCAAACCTGCCGAATACGATTTGGAATTCTTCATGGACTTGGCCTGGGATATCAACTCCATAAAACCAGATGGAATTAACCAACATCTGAAAAACTGGGCAGCAAGAGAATTTAATGATGCCGTTGCCAATGATGTTAGCAACGTCATGAGTGAATATTATAGATTAGCGATGTTGAGAAAACCGGAATTCATGGGCTGGAGCCAAACCGAACCTACTACCCAAATTAAACCATCTGAATTTACTACTGAAGAAGCCAAACGAAGAATTCAACTTTATGATCAATTAGTCGAAAAAGTAAATGGTTTATCTTCTTCTATTCCTGAAGAGCGAAAAGATGCCTGGTTCCAATTGGTTGTTTATCCTGTAAAAGCTGCAGCTTACATCAATCATAAATTTCTATATTGGAAATTATCTTTAGAAAGTAAAGATCAGGCAGAAAAGGAAAAATTCGAAAATTTATCGAAAGAAGGATATCGTCAAATTGAAGAATTGACTCGTTATTACAATACTGAAATGAGTAATGGGAAATGGGCTAACATGATGAGTATGGCTCCGCGAAAACTGCCTGTTTTTGATGCTATAAAATACGATAACCCAATAAAAATTGAAGAAAAGAAAGAAGCAACAACTACTGAATTAATCGCGATTCAGGCAAACCATTTTTCAGCAACTCAAGGGGTAAAAAATTACCAATGGAAAGCGATAGAAGGTTTTGGATACAGCAATGCGGCTATCACGCTGTTTCCTTTAAAATCAAGTTATTTTGAAACCGAAAAACCTTCGGTAACTTATACTTTCGAAACTAAGAATACTGGCGAATATGAGATTGAAGTGCGTTTTATCCCAACACACGCTAATGATTCCAATCATCAGGCAACAGTTACATTCGACTCAAATACCAGCAAAACTTTCAAGTTGAACAGCTATGACAGAGATGCCAACTGGAAAGCAAATGTGTTACGAAATGCAGCTATTGTTAGCCTTCCTGTAAAAATAGAAAACACAGGAAAACACACTATCAAAATCGAGGTAAATCAAACCGGAATTGTAATTGACCAATTAGCGATTTACCCAAAAGGACAAAAAAAATATGAGATACCATTTAAATAA
- a CDS encoding coiled-coil domain-containing protein, translated as MDIINYIKALISPQGIILLATMIGAIYVFKTSIDNDNAQEKIKDGVIKIDEIVTNSEKKLNDAGEALSKNNTLVVDNLKKTIKASEQLQEANEQLQKASEQLQKNYKQIVETLNQTIEGKNATIKAQDEVIGQITGGNSYPELSLKKGGFYLNTHGSFSIPNLKISIWVIPNCLNIPKKVTIDYLRENITDQKYIIPIVAIRYSKLWAGYNIQSIEVENFKSYLPNEDGNMHAFEIYFESDYKKWKQRIRIISHNGKWEIADLLDEIPTTQRDNIFFSEKEIYRHVSENFPSAQSGAWKMIPFFNALPSDSAKLGIIPIEYNDKNGISDYSFDNL; from the coding sequence ATGGACATAATAAATTATATCAAGGCATTAATAAGTCCCCAAGGAATAATACTTCTAGCAACGATGATAGGTGCTATTTACGTATTTAAAACTAGTATTGACAATGATAATGCACAAGAAAAAATCAAAGACGGTGTCATAAAAATTGATGAAATAGTAACTAATTCAGAGAAAAAATTAAATGATGCTGGTGAAGCTCTTTCAAAAAACAACACTTTAGTTGTCGATAACCTAAAGAAAACGATTAAAGCAAGTGAACAACTACAAGAAGCCAATGAACAGTTACAAAAAGCGAGTGAGCAATTGCAGAAAAATTACAAACAAATAGTCGAAACTCTCAACCAGACAATAGAAGGAAAAAATGCAACTATTAAAGCACAAGACGAAGTTATTGGACAAATAACTGGCGGGAATAGTTATCCTGAACTTTCACTTAAAAAAGGTGGTTTTTATTTAAACACACATGGCTCTTTCAGTATTCCTAATTTAAAAATAAGTATATGGGTAATTCCTAATTGTTTAAACATACCTAAAAAAGTTACTATTGATTATCTTAGAGAAAACATAACAGATCAAAAATATATTATACCTATTGTAGCTATAAGATATTCAAAACTATGGGCTGGTTATAACATCCAATCAATAGAAGTAGAAAATTTCAAAAGCTATCTCCCTAATGAGGACGGAAATATGCACGCTTTTGAAATTTATTTTGAATCCGATTACAAAAAATGGAAACAAAGAATAAGAATAATTTCTCATAATGGAAAATGGGAAATTGCAGATTTATTAGATGAAATACCAACTACCCAAAGAGATAATATTTTTTTTAGTGAAAAAGAAATTTATCGGCATGTTTCAGAAAATTTTCCTTCAGCTCAATCTGGAGCATGGAAAATGATTCCTTTTTTTAATGCATTACCAAGTGATTCGGCGAAACTAGGCATCATACCTATTGAATACAATGACAAAAATGGAATTTCAGATTATTCATTTGATAATTTATAA